CGGTTTGCCGGTTATCTTTCCACCGCCACGTTTGCCGATACGTGCAGCATCGGCCTTGAACTTGAGCTGAACCTGACGAATCAGGATTTCGCTCCCGCGCTCAGGAACGCGGCCGTCCTCGAGGAGATCGCGGATCCGGCTTTCCAAACCGAAATCGGCGCCTTCAACATTGAGATGAACCATCCGGCCCTTTCCATCAAGGGCTCGGGCCTGAGGGACCTCGAAGACTCCCTCCGATACCAGCTGAACCGTGCCGACACACGCGCTGCCGACGTGAAAACCGAGATCCTCATGGTGGGAATCCTGCCGACACTTCAGCCCGCCGTGCTTGAGGACAAGGAATGGTTGAGCGCGGGCAAGCGCTACGCCGCGTTGAACACTTCCGTCCTCCAGGCACGCGGCGAAGACGTGCACGTGGATTTGCGGGGCGCTGAACCCTTGTCCTTTTACGCCAAGAACATCGCCCCGGAGGCAGCCTGCACCTCGGTGCAGCTTCACCTTGAGGTGAGCCCGGAGGACTTTGCCCCGGCCTGGAATGCGGCCCAGATCATTGCCGCGCCACAGGTTGCCCTGGCCGCCAACTCCCCCGTCTTCCTGGAACACGTCCTGTGGCATGAAACCCGCATTGAGCTCTTCAAGCAGGCCATTGACACCCGTCCGCCCGAGATGAGGAACCAGGGTGTGCGGCCACGGGTCTGGTTCGGCGAACGGTGGATTACATCAATCTTCGATTTGTTCGAGGAAAACGTCCGCTACTTCCCCGCCCTCCTGCCGGAACTCTCACGCAGCAGCGGAGGATCCACGGCAGCCGGGGCTCCCCTGCTCCCGGAACTGCGCCTGCACAACGGGACGGTGTACCGGTGGAACCGCCCGATCTATGATCCCGGGGATCACACCCCCAACCTGCGTCTGGAGAACCGGATCCTTCCGGCCGGCCCCACAGTGCTGGACGTTGTTGCCAACGCCGCTTTCTTTTACGGACTGGTGCATCATTTGCGCACCGCCGATCGTCCCCTGTGGAGCCGGCTGGCATTCAAGAGCGCCGCGGACAACTTCCTTGCCTGCGCCCGTTCAGGGCTGGAAGCCACCGTGTACTGGCCGGGCATCGGTGAAACCCCTGTCGCCGAGCTGATCATCCGCCACCTGATTCCGCAGGCTGCCGAAGGGCTCCGTGAGCTGGGCGTGGACGACCATCTGATTGGGCGGTATCTGGATGTGGTCCGGGAAAGGGCCCGCACGGAACAAAACGGGGCCTCCTGGCAGATCGCCTATCTGCGGCGGCTTGAGGGCGAGGGGATGGAACGCAGGCCGGCCCTGGCGGAAATGACCCGCAGATACTGGGAAAACATGCACACCAATGCCCCGGTGCACGAGTGGCCGGTTGACTGAACGGCGCGCGAAAAAAATCTTGCTGTTCTGGGCGGTGAAACCGCTATGGGTTCTGGCACTCGTACATGCCGAGTGCTAATCTGAATTCATTCTTGAGCCGATGTGACTCAAGTTATCGACCCTTCAGAAGTTCCGAATATCGATTCGCCTGCCGTGCAGGTGGGCGTTAGGAGTTGATGACAGATGGCCATGAAGTTTGATCCATTCCGCGAGCTCGACCGGATGGCAGGAGCCCTGCTGGATCCGCGGCAGCGGCTGCGGTTGATGCCCATTGACCTCTACCGAGAGGGCGACCACTACATCCTGAATGCCGATCTGCCCGGCATTGATCCGGGTTCCGTCGATGTGGATGTGGACGGGCAACTGCTGACCATCCGGGCAGAACGCACCATCCAGGCCTCTGACAGCGTTACCTGGCTGACCCGGGAACGTGAATCCGGGTCATTCCTGCGCCAGCTGAACCTTGGGCAGGGGATCAACATTGAAGGCATCTCCGCCAAGTACGAGAACGGCGTCCTCAGCGTTCTGATTCCGGTCAGCGAAAGGGCGAAGCCCCGCAAGATCGAGGTGTCGTCCTCCTACAAGGATTCGAACACCATCAGCGGCCAGTCCAGTTCGGAATCGGTGACCTCGTCAGCTTCCAGCGGATCGGGTTCCTCCGGTTCGGGGTCGGGTTCCGGTTCTGACTCCTGGTCATCCGGCTCCGGGTCATCCGGGTCAGGATCCGGTCCCTCCGGATCAGGTTCCTCCGGCGATCAGGGTTCCGGCATCTAAAGACATCGGAAACGCACCGAAGCAGTAACGAACCCCGTACCAAACGACGGCGGCGCCCCACCCGTGAAGGTGAGGCGCCGCCGTCGTCGTGCGCTGAAGCGTCCGGACTTTAGCCCAGACGGGTCTTCAGGTTGGCATCCAGCTCAGCGAGGAATTCCTCGGTGGTCAGGTATGCCTGGTCCGGGCCGACCAGGGCCGCGAGGTCCTTGGTCATCTTGCCGGATTCGACCGTCTTGATGACAACGTCTTCAAGGGTCTGGGCGAAGTTGGTGACCTCGGGGGTGTTGTCCAGCTTGCCGCGGTGCATCAGGCCACGGGTCCACGCGAAGATCGAAGCGATCGGGTTCGTGGAGGTGGGCTTGCCCTGCTGGTGCTGGCGGTAGTGGCGCGTGACCGTACCGTGAGCGGCTTCGGCCTCAACGGTCTGGCCGTCCGGGGTCATCAGCACGGAGGTCATCAGACCCAGCGAGCCGAAGCCCTGTGCCACGGTGTCGGACTGGACGTCGCCGTCGTAGTTCTTGCAGGCCCAAACGTAGCCGCCCTCCCACTTCATGGCGGAGGCAACCATGTCATCGATCAGGCGGTGCTCGTAGGTGAGGCCGGCTGCTTCGAACTGGTCCTTGAACTCGGCGTCGAAGACTTCCTGGAACAGGTCCTTGAACTGGCCGTCGTAGGCCTTCAGGATCGTGTTCTTGGTGGAGAGGTACACCGGGTAGTTCCGCTGCAGGCCGTAGGCGAAGGATGCCCGGGCGAAGTCGCGGATCGAGTCGTTGAAGTTGTACATACCCATGGCCACGCCGCCGTCGTCACCGTACGTGACAACCTGGGTCTTGATTTCTTCCCCGCCGTCCTTGGGGGTGTACGTCAGCGTCAGGGTGCCGGCGCCCGGAACCTTGAAGTTGGTGGCCTTGTACTGGTCGCCGTGTGCGTGGCGGCCAATGATGATCGGCTTGTTCCAGCCCGGGACCAGGCGCGGGATGTTGGAAATGATGATCGGTTCGCGGAAGACGACGCCGCCGAGGATGTTGCGGATGGTCCCGTTCGGGGAAACCCACATCTTCTTCAGGCCGAATTCTTCAACGCGTGCCTCGTCCGGAGTGATGGTGGCGCACTTGACGCCCACGCCGTGTTCCTTGATGGCATTGGCAGCGTCGATGGTGACCTGGTCATCAGTGGCGTCACGGTTCTGGATGGAGAGGTCGTAGTACTTCAGGTCTACGTCCAGGTACGGGTTGATCAGGCGGTCCTTGATGAACTGCCAGATGATGCGGGTCATCTCGTCGCCGTCGAGTTCTACAACAGAACCCACAACCTTGATTTTCTCAGCCACACGATCTCCTTGTGTGTTGGTGGGCACCGGAGCATGACTTGTGGCATGACGGAGCCCGTCTTTTTGGTCTGTATTTGTGTCCAACTATGCCACAGCCCACTCGGGCCGCCCTAAACCCCGGGACCGCAGATTACTCTTGCGGTCCCGGATGTCGAGGGCGGACGGGCGGCGTTCCTAGTGGAAGAAGTGCCGGGCGCCAGTGAAGTACATGGTCACGCCCGCAGCATTTGCCGCTTCGATGACTTCAGCGTCGCGGATGGACCCGCCGGGCTGGACGACGGCGCGGATGCCGGCGTCAAGGAGGATCTGCAGGCCGTCAGCGAACGGGAAGAACGCATCCGATGCAGCGACGGAACCGCGGGCGCGTTCGTCTTCCGGCCCGCCGAGGGTGTTGGCCCGTTCGACGGCGAGGCGACAGGAATCCACCCGGTTGACCTGTCCCATGCCTACGCCAACGGAGGCGCCGTTATGCGCCAACAGGATCGCATTGGATTTGGCGGCGCGTACCGCGGTCCAGGCGAAGGCCAGGTCGGCCAGGGTCGCGTCGTCGGCAGCATCGCCGGACACCAGCGTCCAGTTCTCGGGGCTGTCTCCCTCGGCCTGCATTTTGTCCGTTTTTTGGATCAGCATGCCTCCGGAGACCTGCCGGAACTCGGCCACGTTGCGGCCGTAGCCTTCCGGCAGCGTCAGCAAGCGGATGTTCTTCTTAGCTGCAAGGATTTCCACTGCTTCGGGCTCGAATTCCGGAGCGATGACAACTTCGGTGAAGATGTCCTTGACGGTTGCTGCCATCCCGGCGGTCACTATCCGGTTGGCTGCGATGACGCCGCCGAAAGCGGATACCGGATCGCAGGCGTGGGCCTTGGCATGGGCATCCGCGATGGGGTCGGCCGCGTCCGGGGAAGCAACCGCGACACCGCAGGGATTTGCATGCTTGACGACGGCGACCGCCGGCTCGTCGAAGTCGAACGCTGCGCGCAGTGCGGCGTCGGCATCCACGTAGTTGTTGTAGGACATGGCCTTGCCGTGCAGCTGATCCGCTTGGGCGACGCCGGGCATGGCGCTCTTGTCCACATAGAGGGCAGCGTCCTGGTGCGGGTTTTCGCCGTAACGCAGCACTTCCGAACGTTCCAGCGCCAGACCTGTGTAGGCGGGCCAGCTGGTGCCCTCGGCGGTGCCTCCTCCGAATTGTTCGGCAGTCCAAGCTGCAACTGCTGTGTCATAGGCTGCGGTGGAGGCAAAAGCTTCGGCGGCAAGGCGACGCCGCTGGTTGAGGTCGAAACCGCCTTCCGCGGCGGCTGTCACAACCTCCGCGTACTTGTCCGGGTCCACCACGACGGCGACCGAGGGGTGGTTCTTTGCCGCGGCACGGACCATCGAGGGTCCGCCAATGTCGATCTGCTCGACAACCTCGTCCTGGCTTGCCCCGGACTTCACGGTCTGCACGAACGGGTAGAGGTTCACGACCACCAGGTCGAAAGGCTCTATTTCCATTTCTTCCAGCTGGGTCACATGGTCCTCGCGGCGGCGGTCAGCCAGGATTCCGGCGTGGATCCGCGGGTGCAGTGTCTTGACCCGGCCATCGAGGCATTCCGCGAATCCGGTGACGTCAGCAACCTCAGTGACTTCAACCCCCGCTGCAGCAATCTGCTTGGCGGTGGAACCCGTGGATACGATGCTCACTCCGGCGGCGGCGAGACCCCGCGCGAGTTCCGTCAGTCCCGTCTTGTCATAGACAGAGATCAGGGCCCGGCGGATAGGAACACGGTTCAGCGGCTGTGAGCTCACGCAATTCTCCAAAAGTGGGGGGTGTCGGTGGCTACAGTTTAGGTCACAGCGCCTTGCGGGGCAGAGTGTGAAGCGCGGCTGGATGACGTGCTGCTTTGTGTGTATGGCTTCTCTGTGTGTGGCTTCTTTGTGCGTGTGGCTTCGGGCCATTGGGTCGGGGAGTCTTTCTCTTTTGAGCTGTTAGGTCCCGCGCCGTTAATCATGTCCCGGTGCCGCTCCGTCTGGGAGCCTTGCAGCCGTTGACGGGAGGCATGGCGCAGAGGACCGGTATAAGTGACCGGAGGGGGTTGTTGTTAGCACCGAATGCCGGCCAGAGCCCCCGCCTCGATCAGGTCCAGCGGATGTCCTGGTTGCCCCGGTTACCCGTGATTCCCAGCCGGGTGCTTCCTTGGCCTGGTTGCAGGCTTGGCAGAGTCCCTGAATGTTCTCGGCAGTGGTGGTGCCGCCTGCGTGGACGGGTGTGATGTGGTCGTAGTGCCGGATCGGTGCCCCGCACCACGGTGTGCGGCAAACCTGATCGCGGGCTGCGATGAGCCGGGCCAGACCGTGGGGCACCAGCCGGGCGCGCGAGTCCATGGCCGTGAGTTGCCCACTGGTCGGGGCGATGTAGAGCCGGCGGAGCCATACTTCGATTTGCGGATCCGGACGCGTGGGTGGTGTGCCCCAGCCCGTGCCCGTGCCGGTTTGAGTGTGTCTGCCCGGGCTCCATGGTGGCGGGTTACCGGGTCTGCTACCCGGGCCTCCCCTACTGTCAGGCCTATCGAACCCGTCCAGTCCATCGGGTCCCGGTTCTGGTTTTGGTTCCGTTGGATCTGGTCCCCGGATGAGGTCTCTGGCCCACTGGGCCGGGACGATTCCGTAGCCGGTAAGCACTGCCGGTTCCGCTCCGTCGGGAACAAACGATGTGCTCTGCCCTCCGGTTGCCGGTTCCGCGGAAGCCAGGGGTCCTGGTTTTGTATCGGGTCTAACCTCGGGCGGGGTTCTATCTGCACCGCCGGGGTCGATGCCGGCTTCGGTCCAGGGGCGGCTGTGGCCCGCGCTCCTGCTGCCGCTCCCGGCACCGGCCCCGGTTGTGCAGTCCCCACCCCGGCCGGACCGTGCTTTTTCAGCGCCGGGGCCAGCCCCGGCGCTGGTGGTTGTCGTGTCGGTGGGCAGGATGCCGTGCAGCAGGGTCTGATCCGTCATGATCAGCTGCACCTCGATCCGCACATCCTCAGCCCGGGCCTGCCCGGTGGCCCGTTCCACGAGCGTGTCCGCCATGATCTGGCCCTTAGTGCGTGGATCCCCGGCCCCGCGCAGGCGGTCCGCTTCCCGGGTCAATGCTGCATACACACCCACGCCTTGGGCCACCGGCAGCAGGGCTGTCAGATAGGTCATGGTGTCCGGTGCCGGACGGCAGGACACAAAACGTTCCGACACGGCGTGGGCGGCACGGTTGACCACGGAGTGCGGATCCAGGCCATAGGACAGGGACTTGATCCTGGCGATTAGTTTCCGGTCACCGAGGCCTTCGAGCTCGGCCAGGTTCCCGGCGACCTGCCGGTCCACTTCCTGCCGATCGGCCAGGGACAGGCACGCGGTCTCGCGGACCAGCAGGGTGGCCCGCCACTCACTGATCACTCCCTGGGAGAGTGCGGCGAGGGTGTGGGGCATTTCCGTGGTCAGGATCCTTGCCAGGCCCAGCAGTTTCGCTCCGTGGTGCGGGGATTCCCGGCGGGCCAGAGCCACTTCAGCGGCGACGCCCTTGCCGAGCTGGCCGGAGGCGAGTCCCGCGGCGGCCTGCGCGCGGCGGGTGGAGGCATCAAAAGCCGCAGCGGCCCGGGCCTGGGCGGCGGCAATGGCACCCTTTAAATCCTCCAGGACCCGGATCTCCCGGATCAGCAGGACCCGCTCCAGGGCCTCCAACTCCGCAAGCGTGCCGGCACCCGGGGTGCCCGCCGCCGCCGGCTGCGGCTCCGGTTGCTGTGTTCCAAGCACCCGCCCGCTTTCGCCGCCGTCGCCCGGGGAAGACGACACCCGGCGGACGGCACCCGGGGAGGCAGCCTCGCCGTCGTCGTTTCCCGTGGAGTAGTACATAGCTTCTATTTTAGTGATCCAGGCTCTATTTCCTGCGGGTTTTACATACGGGATACTTACTCGAAAAGCCCTCTCCAGTTACTCGAAGGACCGCTTCATCAGAGGCCTTCCACCCCTGTGAAAATCAGCAGGTGCCTTTCACGCTTAAATCGCGGACCGGAAGGAATCATTAACGTCGATGGCCTCTTCAGACGTCATTTTTGCTGTCCCATGCGGTGCTTTGCTGAATCGTCCGGCCGGCGTTGTACAGTTTCCTCGGACCTGCCAAGAGTGCTGGCCATCCCTACTCTCAAGCCTCACGGAAGGCCACCCCACCCATGACAACCACTGATACCCTGCCCACCGGCGATCAGGTGGTCCAGGACCTGCCTTGGAAGTGGAAGGTTCAGGGGCGAATCTTCATCATTGGCGGCTTGGGATTCATGTTTGATGCCTGGGATGTCACGCTCAACGGCGTCCTGATTCCGCTCCTGTCCAAGCACTGGGCGCTGGAGCCGGCGCAGGCCGCGTGGATCGGTACGGCCAACCTGCTGGGCATGGCCATAGGAGCGTTTGTCTGGGGCTCCATTGCCGATGCCATCGGCCGCAAGAAGGCTTTCACCGCCACGCTCCTTGTTTTTTCCCTCTTTACGATTTTGGGGGCCTTCTCCCCCGACATTGTCTGGTTCTGCATCTTCCGGTTCATGGCCGGGTTCGGCTTGGGCGGCTGCGTGCCGGTGGATTACGCCCTGGTGGGTGAGTTCACGCCGCGTAAACAACGCGGCCGGGTGCTCACAGCGATGGACGGCTGGTGGCCGGTGGGCGCCGCGCTTTGCGGAGCGACGTCGGCACTGATCATGGCCACATTCGCTGACTGGCGGTACACCATGCTGATCATGGTGCTCCCTGCGCTGCTCGTGTTCTGGGTCCGCCGATCCGTCCCGGAATCGCCGCTGTTCCTGGTCCGCAAGGGCCGCACCGCCGAGGCGGAAACTGTCATTAACGACCTGATCAAGCGCACCGGTTCCGACGTAAAACAGTGGCGGCTTCCGGCGCCTGAGGCAGCGGCCAAGTTCTCCATGGGATCTGTTGCCACCCAGCTGTCGGATCTTTGGCGGTACAGCTGGAAAATCACGGTGGCGGCATGGTCGCTCTTCTTCACCATCCTGCTGGTCTACTACTTGGCCCTGACCTGGATGCCGAAAATCCTCGTGGATGCAGGCTTCAAGGAATACGCCGCGTTCCTCACCACCTCGGGGATGGCCGCCGTCGGACTCTTGGGAGTTATCGCTGCCGCGCTGCTGGTGGAGCGGGTCGGACGAAAGTGGATCCTGGCCGTGACTGGGCCGCTGTCCGCCGCCATCCTGGTCATCGTTGCCCTGGTCCTCGATGTCCCCGCCGCTGCCACCGCTTGGCTGCTCGGCTACGGTTTTGTTGTCCAAGTAGCCATTCCGGTGCTGTACGCCTACATATCCGAGCTGTACCCCACGGAGCTTCGCGGGAGCGGGTTCGGATGGGCGTCGACCGTTTCACGGGTCGGCGCAGGGCTGGGCCCGCTGATCTTTGTGTCGGTCATGTGGCCTTACCTCGGGCTGCCGCTGTCCTTCGCCTTGGCCGGTGTGCTGGTGATTCTGGCCGTGGTGTGGATGCTGCGTTTCGCGCCCGAGACAAAGGGTGCCGCACTGGACTAGACGATGAGACGGATCGGGCCAGGGCGGCTAGGAAACCGGAAGCCCCTCGGCGCTGATCCGGCTCAACGTCTCCAGCAGCAGCCGGCGTTCCTGGACCTTGATCCGCTCATGCAGGCTCTCTTCGGTGTCTGTGTCCAGCACATCCACGGCGGCCTGGGCCAGGATGGGGCCGGTGTCCACGCCGGCGTCGGCAATGTGCACGGTGCAGCCGGTGACCCTGACCCCATAAGCCAGCGCGTCGCGAACGCCGTGTGCGCCGGGGAAGGACGGCAGCAGGGCTGGGTGGGTGTTGATGTAGCGGCCTTCAAAGGTGTTGATGAAGTGCTCATCGACAATGCGCATGAAGCCTGACGACAGCACGATGTCAGGACGATACGACGCCACTTTTTCCGTCAATGCCAGATTCCAGTCGGAACGCCGGTCGAAATCGCGGAAATTCACGACGAACGTTTCATAGCCGGCGTCGGCGGCGCGCTGCACCCCAAAGGTGCCGGGACGGTCGGCGCCAACGGCGGCGATTTCGACGTCGAGGGTCCTCTCCGCAACGGCGTCCAAGACGGCCTGAAGGTTGGAACCGGTACCGGACACGAGAACAACAATGCGCATGCGTCAACCTTAGGCTCAGGCGTCCCCTAGGGTTAAACCATGAACAACGACGGCCGTACCCCTGATCAGATTCCTTCGCCGTTGCAGCCGGCACCGCAAAAGACGCCGGCAACAGACGAGCAGAAGCAGGACGCCCGCGGCTATCTGCGGATTTTTGTGGCCCTCGTTGTTGCCGTGTTGCTGACCTCCGGGTTGGCGCTGCCGTGGAAGCTCGTCCCCCTCGCCCTGGCCCTCGCCGCCGTCGTCGTCGGCATCATGACCCTCATCAAAGTGGTGCGCTTCGGCATCGGCCCGGCCCAGATGTTCATCACGGCCCTGGGTTTGGCGGCGTCGGTGGTGATGACGCTCGGCCTGGGTCTTGCCGTTGCCACATGGGACAGCACCGAAAAGCTGGAAAACTGCATGAGCAACGCGCTGACCATGCAGGCCGAGCAGGAGTGCCAGGCGGAGTTCACCAACGGCATCCTGCCGGGCTAAGCCCCCGCTAAGGCCAAGCGCCAGCGAAGGCTAAGCGCGCCGTCGTCCTCAACGTTCCTCGCGTTCAAGCCACGGCCCGACGGCGTAGCCAACGACGACGCCCACTGCCACTTCCGCGGCTATCCAAAGGCCCGTCCACAGCGGATCCGCGCCGACCTCGACAAAGCGGCCCACCCCCGCCGAGCCGCCGGTAATAAGGACCACTCCCGCGGCCAGGATTCCCGACACCAGCCCCACAAAGGCGCCCAGCAGAAGCGTGGACACCGGAGCCGTGAACCATCGGGCCCTGATTTTCAGGGACAGCCATTCATCGAAGTGGTTCTCGCCCTCACGCAGGAACCACCAGCCCGCAAGGATCCCCGCCACCACCGGCAGCATCAGCGCTGCAACTCCGTATTCCATGCCGCCCACCGGCAGGGCTGCCAGCACCGGCACGGCCGGCAGCGGGCCCACAGTGGTTTCGAGCGGGCTGATGATACTGCCCGTCCCGATCGCAAACCCGGCGCCCGAGGTCCAGCCCAGCGCCCAGCCGGCGAAGTTGGGCATCAGACCAAGTTCGACGACGGTCAGCACCACACCGCCGATGATGCCCGCATCCAGGTGCTGGTACACCGAAACGATGTCCGCCCAGCTCATGACCAGCGCTGCAGTGAGCAGCAGGGCTGACAGTCCCAGTGCTGCGGTGATTCCCACAGCACCGGCGCGGATGACGGCCCATACGTAGGATCCGGCCCAGCGTGAATGCTGGCTGGTGCGGGAGATCCAGTCCGTCAGGTCCACACCGATCAGCCGCACCCAGGAACCCGCCTCGCGGCGGGCACCAATAACCAGTCCCAGCCCCGCCGCGATGAGCGGCACCAGGGCGCCCGCCGTGACCGAGATGGTGACGTCGTCGTTGGCTGAAAAATAGGCCGCGGCCCAGCCGAGAAGAGCGTAGGTTCCCAGAGCACCCAGCAGTGCCTGCCACAGCTGATCCGTATAGGAAGCCTTCGCCAGGCGCCGGCCCGCCCGCCAGGACAGGAAAAACGGGATCAGGGTCAGGCCCAGCGGAAACAGGGACAGCACTCCCGTGGTTTCAGCCGCGGCCAGGGTTCCGGCAGGGAACGTCAGGTTCAGCGGCACGCCGTGAATCAGGAGCCAGCCTTGCCCTCCCAACCGTGCCAGCGATGCGAAGTCACGGTCGTTAAAGCCATCGGCAAACCACACGCCGATCAGCGGCAGGAAGATCAGCAGGGCGGAGAGGACTGCAGCTTGGCCGAGTTCGACCACTCCCTGCAGCCACAGGGGCATGGGTAGGACGCCCGGAGATTTCGGGCGGGTAAAGAGTTTCATCTCCCCTATCGTCCCATTCACCGCACGGCGGGTGGTTCAGGAGCGGCCGTGTCGGCGCCGCTTAGGCCGCGAGGTCGAGGATGCCCTTGGCCAGCGCAGCCGCAGCTCCGAAGAACGCAAAGATCACGACGGCGGCGCGCGCCTGGTCATCGCGGATGAACCGCTGCAGCTTCTCCCCGGCGTAGATGCCGCTGATGATCATCAGCGCGATGAGCGCCCAGGCCCATGGTTCGAACGGCGGCATTTGTCCGGGGTCCAGGGACAACTTGGCGGTCAGCGTAACAATGGCGATGGTGACGAAGAACGGCTGGAGGGTGGCGGCAAAGGAGCGCTGGGGCCAGCGTGCCATGAGGGCGTAGGCGCTCACGGAGGGACCGCCCACCCCGGCCACCGCGTTGGTGATTCCCGCGATAAAGCCCGCCACAGCCTTGGGCGGGTTTCCGGTCACGGTCACCGAGGTTCGCTGCATCAGCAGTGAAGCAGTCAGCGCCACCAGGACAACTGCGCCAACTACCACTGCCATCGGCGCCGAGGGCAGATAGACGGCTGCCACTGAGGCTGGAATGCTCCCGCACACCGCCGGAATGGCCAGCCACCTGTACATGCTCCAGTCAATGTCCTTCCAGACCCGGAGCATGATCAACGACGAGGAAACCAAACCGCACACGTTCACCATCAGGACGCCGCCGTGTGAGCCGAGGATGATCACCAGGAACGGGGAAATAAGCAGAGCAAAGCCAAGACCTGCAATCCGCTGAGCAATGGCGCCAATGAAAACAGCTACGAGTACAACGATGAGGAGTCCGATAGTCACCCCGAACACACTACGCTGAAGCCATGGTCTCCCCCGTCACAGTGCTCCAGACAGCGGATTGGCGCCGCCGCGTCTTCGGCCTGTACGCCCAGGTGCGGCTCACCGCACAGGAGGTGTCGCCGTCGTACGCTCATGACTTGTGGCGCGCTGAACGCGACAAGCTCTTCGCCGAACACCCCGCCTCCCCCTTGAAGCCCCATGCCCGGGAGCGCTTCCGTGGCCTGGAGATCGGCGCCTACGATCCCGGTCTGCGCTGCGACGCAATAATCGACGACGACGGCGCTGGCCAGGAAATGAATGTCCAGACCGGAACGGACGGGATGGTGCCGTTTGTCCGTCTCGGCACGGTGGACGCCGACGGCGTGGGCCGCCTCGCCGTGTGGCGGCTGACCTCCTATGGGGGCGGGATTTTCCTGCCCCTGCGCGACGGCCTCTCCGGCACGGACGGGGGCAGCTACGGCGGCGGCCGGTACCTGTTGGACACGATCAAGGGTGCGGATCTCGGTGCGGGCGCTGCCCCTGGAAGCCTGATCCTGGATTTCAATTTTCTGTACAACCCGTCGTGCGCTTATGACGAGGCCTGGGCGTGTCCGCTTCCCGGCCCGGACAACCGGACGGACACGCAGCTGCGGGCTGGCGAAATGTACGCGGAGTACTAGCCCTGGCTGTTCATGGCGGCTGAGTGCCTAAGCTGGGACTCGTGACCGTTTCCGTTTCCGCCGCGCACCCCGGCGACGCAGCTGAGCTGGCCGCGCTGGCGGCCCTGACCTTTCCCTTGGCCTGTCCCCCGGCAGTAAGCCAGGAGGACAG
This genomic interval from Arthrobacter citreus contains the following:
- a CDS encoding DUF1684 domain-containing protein is translated as MVSPVTVLQTADWRRRVFGLYAQVRLTAQEVSPSYAHDLWRAERDKLFAEHPASPLKPHARERFRGLEIGAYDPGLRCDAIIDDDGAGQEMNVQTGTDGMVPFVRLGTVDADGVGRLAVWRLTSYGGGIFLPLRDGLSGTDGGSYGGGRYLLDTIKGADLGAGAAPGSLILDFNFLYNPSCAYDEAWACPLPGPDNRTDTQLRAGEMYAEY
- a CDS encoding sulfite exporter TauE/SafE family protein codes for the protein MTIGLLIVVLVAVFIGAIAQRIAGLGFALLISPFLVIILGSHGGVLMVNVCGLVSSSLIMLRVWKDIDWSMYRWLAIPAVCGSIPASVAAVYLPSAPMAVVVGAVVLVALTASLLMQRTSVTVTGNPPKAVAGFIAGITNAVAGVGGPSVSAYALMARWPQRSFAATLQPFFVTIAIVTLTAKLSLDPGQMPPFEPWAWALIALMIISGIYAGEKLQRFIRDDQARAAVVIFAFFGAAAALAKGILDLAA
- the purN gene encoding phosphoribosylglycinamide formyltransferase, with the translated sequence MRIVVLVSGTGSNLQAVLDAVAERTLDVEIAAVGADRPGTFGVQRAADAGYETFVVNFRDFDRRSDWNLALTEKVASYRPDIVLSSGFMRIVDEHFINTFEGRYINTHPALLPSFPGAHGVRDALAYGVRVTGCTVHIADAGVDTGPILAQAAVDVLDTDTEESLHERIKVQERRLLLETLSRISAEGLPVS
- a CDS encoding DUF6350 family protein, with amino-acid sequence MKLFTRPKSPGVLPMPLWLQGVVELGQAAVLSALLIFLPLIGVWFADGFNDRDFASLARLGGQGWLLIHGVPLNLTFPAGTLAAAETTGVLSLFPLGLTLIPFFLSWRAGRRLAKASYTDQLWQALLGALGTYALLGWAAAYFSANDDVTISVTAGALVPLIAAGLGLVIGARREAGSWVRLIGVDLTDWISRTSQHSRWAGSYVWAVIRAGAVGITAALGLSALLLTAALVMSWADIVSVYQHLDAGIIGGVVLTVVELGLMPNFAGWALGWTSGAGFAIGTGSIISPLETTVGPLPAVPVLAALPVGGMEYGVAALMLPVVAGILAGWWFLREGENHFDEWLSLKIRARWFTAPVSTLLLGAFVGLVSGILAAGVVLITGGSAGVGRFVEVGADPLWTGLWIAAEVAVGVVVGYAVGPWLEREER